One stretch of Archocentrus centrarchus isolate MPI-CPG fArcCen1 chromosome 5, fArcCen1, whole genome shotgun sequence DNA includes these proteins:
- the LOC115780778 gene encoding von Willebrand factor A domain-containing protein 1, which yields MKGFFLRYVFLWATLQLIAVPATVLNCCEGDILLLLDSSGSIANYEFSHLLDFAASLLHPFSLGRGHVRVGMLLVGSNPHLEFGLDVHDNQESLQTAMQRVRQLKGDTNTEAALSVAQQLLTETQVKVPKILLWLTDGVQPGDVDKPMLELKARGVYVLVVSTVHGNYQVLQRVVTPPMESHLYSVDIDDIAIITEELRKAIIEIIRVERLRVVNLTSHSAVLQWRPVLSADGGYYELWYKPKSRTGPEIRRTLTGDSSMAELKNLQPETTYTAFLRPEFNQELLNTLTVTFTTFPDVISPAVVSLSDAGPHQIRVSWGPLQPAQVRRYTVEYGAIPSGRVRTVMLPRQKNSTLLTGLEPNTQYLVTVSALHADGKERAMSVRTCTLQAALPALIDLKLEPVERQDLEVEECQLKWQAYQEGLRGYWIKWETRKSHSSIYLPPSSRSTRFTQLAPNSRVCVSPIYSSGRGDGLCCTATTQRDSSQLG from the exons ATGAAGGGCTTTTTCCTTCGCTACGTTTTCCTCTGGGCGACGTTGCAGCTAATTGCTGTACCTGCCACAG tgttgaactgctgTGAAGGGGACATTCTCCTTTTGCTGGACTCCTCGGGAAGTATAGCAAACTATGAATTCTCCCATCTGTTGGACTTTGCTGCCAGCCTGCTCCACCCCTTTTCATTGGGGCGTGGACATGTGAGAGTGGGGATGCTGCTGGTAGGTTCCAACCCTCATCTAGAGTTCGGCCTAGACGTCCACGACAATCAGGAGAGTCTGCAGACTGCCATGCAGAGAGTCAGACAGCTGAAGGGGGACACCAACACTGAGGCGGCACTCAGTGTAGCCCAGCAGCTCCTGACGGAGACGCAGGTGAAAGTGCCAAAGATTCTCCTGTGGCTGACTGATGGGGTGCAGCCTGGAGATGTGGACAAGCCCATGTTGGAGCTGAAGGCTCGAGGAGTGTATGTATTAGTTGTGTCTACTGTACATGGGAACTACCAGGTGTTACAACGTGTGGTGACACCTCCGATGGAGTCTCACCTGTACTCTGTGGACATAGATGACATTGCTATCATCACAGAAGAACTGAGGAAGGCCATCatag AAATCATTCGTGTAGAACGGCTGCGTGTGGTTAATTTGACTTCCCACAGTGCTGTGCTGCAGTGGCGCCCTGTTCTGAGTGCAGATGGTGGTTATTATGAACTCTGGTATAAACCCAAGAGTAGAACCGGCCCTGAGATCAGACGTACCTTAACAGGAGACTCCAGCATGGCGGagctgaaaaatctgcagcCTGAAACGACCTACACAGCTTTCCTCCGCCCAGAGTTCAACCAGGAGCTGTTAAATACACTCACTGTAACATTCACCACTTTTCCTG ATGTTATAAGCCCAGCAGTGGTCTCCCTGTCAGATGCTGGCCCACATCAGATCCGTGTGAGCTGGGGTCCTCTCCAGCCGGCTCAGGTTCGAAGGTACACAGTGGAGTATGGAGCTATTCCTAGCGGACGTGTCCGCACTGTTATGTTACCCAGGCAGAAAAATTCGACCTTACTGACCGGCCTGGAGCCGAACACTCAGTACCTGGTCACGGTCAGTGCTCTGCATGCAGATGGAAAAGAGAGAGCCATGTCTGTGAGGACCTGCACACTGCAAG CAGCTCTGCCTGCTCTGATTGACCTTAAGCTGGAACCAGTAGAACGACAGGACTTGGAGGTGGAGGAGTGCCAATTAAAATGGCAAGCCTATCAAGAAGGGTTAAGAGGCTACTGGATCAAATGGGAAACAAGGAAATCCCACAGCTCCATCTACTTACCGCCTAGCTCTCGTTCAACGCGGTTCACCCAACTTGCACCAAACAGCCGAGTGTGTGTGTCCCCCATCTACAGCTCAGGCCGAGGAGATGGGCTATGCTGCACTGCCACGACTCAAAGAG ATTCCAGCCAGTTGGGTTAA